In Fusobacterium nucleatum, the genomic stretch CTATATGCCTATTCCTAAAAATGATACTTCTGAAAATATAGAAAAAATGAAAGAAAAAATAAAAGAAATTTTAAAAGAGAATGCAGCTATACAATATTTTACAGAATACTGGTATGAAAAATTAAAAGATGATTTTAATTTACAAGAAAAGAGAGATTATGAAGACTACATTTATTCCTATGAAAGTCTATCAACTTTAAAGGGTAGACATTATGCTAAAAAGAAAAATAGGGTAGCTAATTTCAAAAAAAGTTATGAATATTCTTATGAAAACATAAACAAGAACAATATCAATGAAGTAGTAGATTTTCAAGAAAAGTGGTATAAAATTCATTCAGAATCTGGTGGTGAAATTCTAAAAAATGAGAATGAAGGAATATTAAATCTTTTAAAGAATTTTGATATATTAGATTTAAAAGGTGGATTTTTAAAAGTAAATAATCAAATTATTGCTTATAGTTTAGGAGAAGCATTAACTGATAAGATGGTATTAATTCATACAGAAAAAGCTTTAATTGACTATATAGGAAGTTATCAAGCAATAAATATGATATTTTTACAAGAAGAATGGCAAGGCTATGAATTAGTAAATAGAGAAGATGACTTTGGTGATGAAGGTTTAAGAGAAGCTAAAATGTCTTATAAACCTCTTTATTTACAAAAGAAATATAGTATTGAAAAATTATAGGAGATATAATGTATTTAAAAATTATATTACAACTTATTGGTGGCTTAGGTTTGTTTTTATATGGTATGGAACATATGTCAACAAGTATGCAAAAAATTGCAGGACCAAAGTTAAAAAAGATTCTAGCTTCTTTAACTAATAATAGAATTTTTGGTATCTTAGTTGGAATTATTATAACAGCTTTAGTACAATCATCATCTGTTAGTACAGTTATGACTATTGGTTTTGTAAATGCCTCTCTTTTAACTTTAAAACAGGCTTTGGGAGTTATTTTAGGAGCTAATATAGGAACAACTATAACTGGTTGGTTATTAGCATTAAATATAGGTAAATATGGACTTCCAATAGTTGGGCTAGCTTCAATTTTGTTTATGTTTATGAAAAAAGAAAAAGCTAGAACAAATTTAAGTGCAATAATTGGAGTTGGATTAATATTTTTTGGTTTACAACTTATGAGTCAAGCTCTTAGCCCTTTAAAAGATATGCCAGAATTTATTGAAATGTTTAAGATGTTTAAGGTTGACTCATACCTTGGTTTACTTAAAGTAGCAGCAACTGGTGCAATTATAACAGCTTTAATACAATCCTCAGCTGCTACTATTGGGATAACAATAGCACTTGCAACACAAGGGCTTATTGATTATCAAGCAGCAGTTGCTTTGGTTTTAGGAGAAAATGTTGGGACAACAATAACAGCTTTACTAGCTTCATTAGGAGCAAAACCAAATGCCAAAAGAGCAGCTTATGCTCACACATTGATAAATTTGATAGGTGTTATTTGGGTAACTTCTATATTTAGAATCTATTTACATTTTCTAAATCATTTTGTTGATCCAGTAAATCATATGGGAGCAGCAATAGCTGCAGCACATACAATTTTTAATATAAGTAATGTTATAATTTTAATTCCTTTTGTAAGTCTATTAGATAAATTCTTATTATTTGCAGTAAAAGATACAGGTGAAGATGAAGTGAGAGTAACTAAATTGGCTTCATTAAAAATGACTTTGCCTAGTGTAATAATAGAGCAAACTAAAATAGAAGTAAGTTCTATGGTAACAATGATAGAAAATGTGTTTTTAAAGCTAGAAGAAGCTTTAAAAGAAAAAGAGAAAATTGCTAAATATAATGATAGCATAGTTGAAGTAGAAGATAAGCTTGATTTATATGAAAAAGAAATTTATGATTCAAACTTTTCTTTATTGAGCAAATCTTTAAGTAAAGAATTAATTGAAGATACTAGAATGAATCTATTGACTTGTGATGAATATGAAACTATTGGGGATTACCAGAATAGAATAGCTAATAGACTTTATATGCTTTATGAAAATTCTATTGAACTTGATGAGACAAGAGCAAAGATGACATTTAAACTTCATTCTCTTGTAGTTGAGCTATTTAATGATATAAGTAGGGCAGCAAGAACAGGAGAAAAAGAGTTATATTCAGCAGGTATTAAAAAATATCAAACCTTAAAAACTTACTATAAAGAAGTAAAAAGAGAGCATTTTTTTAGATCTGAAAATATTCCTGCAAGATTAAATACTGGTTATTTGGATATAATAAACTACTATAAAAGAATAGCAGACCATATTTATAATATTATTGAATATGTTATGAAAATATAGAAGAATGTATGAAAAAAGGTTGTTTATCAAATAGTGTTGATAAACAACCAAAATCCTCTTATCAGTTTCTTATTTTGGTATTCTATAAATTTCTATTTCTTTACCTAAAAACTTTTCAGCAGTTGGTTTAAAATGATATGTCTCTCCTGTAACAAAAAATATAATCCTACCTTTTTCTTTTTTATCATTTAAAAGATTGAGCGAACTTAAAGTTTGAATGGCTCTTTCAACTATTTCTACTGCTGGGTCTACTACTTTGATTTTTATATTTTTTTCAATATCTTTTCTTATAAGTGGATAATGAGTACAACCTAATACTAAAGTATCAGCATTCTTAGGAATTTCAGATAAATATTTATTTAGAAGTTCCTTTCTATTGTCAAAAGTATCCCAACCACTTTCTATCATTTGTGCAAACTCAATACAAGCAATTTCTTTAACATTTAATTCACTATCAAGCATTTTAGCTTTATTTTTATAACCATGAGATTCTGCTGTAAATTTAGTTGATATCACAGCAATATTTTTATTTTTAGTATTTTTACTTGCTATTTTCACTCCTGCTTCTATAATTCCAATTATAGGTAATGAAAATTTTTCTCTTAAATAATCAATAGCAGCAGTTGAAGCAGTATTACAAGCCACTATTACTAATTTACAATTATTTTTTACAAAAAAATCTAAAATTCTTTCAGTTAATTTTTGAAGTTCATTTTTAGTTTTTCCAGAACCATAAGGAAAATTTCCATTATCTCCATAATATATATAATCCTCATTAGGAAGAGATTTTATCATTTCTTTTAGTACAGTTGTTCCACCTAAACCAGAATCAAATATACCTATTCTTTGAGTTTTTTCTGCCATATTTTTTCCTTCTTTTTATAGATTATAGTAATAAATACTTTCTTATAATATCATATTTTTTTTATAATATCAATTATTCTAACTTGAATAAATCCAATAACCGTTCTTTTGTCAAACTAGAAAAACTTCCCTTAGAATTTTCTACAAAAATATCACTTAACTCTTTCTTTTTATAGTTAGAGAAGTTTCATTTTCATAGCCAGCAATTATATTTTCCATCTCTATAAGTGTTGCAAATATGTAACAACCCTAAATATTTTATTATTTTACCAAGTGAGTAATTTTTTCATCTTTAAAATCTAAATTATGTATAGAATTAATGTATCTGATTGTTTTTGATAAACCTCTTACAACAAGAGTTTGAGTTCTAGCAATACTTCCCTTTCTTTTTACACCTTCTAACAAATCTCCACCTGTGATACCAGTAGCAGAGAAAATTATTTCATCATCTTTTGCTAAGTCTTCAAGTTTTAGGATTTCTCCAACTTTTAATCCTTGTTCTTCACATCTTAATTTTTCAAATTTAGATATTTTATCATTTTCAAGAGAAGCACCTTTAACTTCACTTCTAAGTTTTAATCTTGCTTGCATATCTCCACCTAATGCTCTTATAACAGCAGCAGAAATAACTCCTTCTGGAGCTCCACCAATACCATAAAGCATGTCTACATCTGAATCTATCATACAAGTAAGTATTGAACCTGCAACATCTCCATCAGGTAGAGCATAAACTTTTATACCCATAGCTTGTAAATCTTTTATTAATTCTTTATGTCTTGGTTTATCTAAAATAACAATCATTAAATCTTTTAATTCTTTTTTTAATGCATTTGCAACAGCATGAATATTATCTTCAAGAGGTTTTGATAAATCTATTTTTCCTTTTGCTTCTGGTCCAACAATTAATTTTTCCATATACATATCAGGAGCTTTTAAGAAACTTCCTTTTTTACCAACAGCTAAAACAGTTATAGCATTTGGCTGTCCTTGAGCAGTCATTCTAGTTCCTTCAACAGGGTCAACAGCAATATCAACAGGGTCAACATAAGTAACTGAATCTTTTTCTTCTTCATTATAGATTTGTCCAACCTTTTCCCCTATATATAACATAGGAGCTTCATCAATTTCTCCTTCTCCTATTACTATTTCTCCATCAATTGCAAGTCTATTAAGCATAGTTCTCATAGCATCTACACCAGCTTGATCAGCTGATTCTTTCTTTCCTCTACCAACCCATTTATATGCAGCAAGTGCAGCTGCTTCTGTAACTCTCGCAAACTCTAAAGCTAGCTCTCTTTTCATTTTTCCTCCTCAGTATTTTTAGTTTTATTATTATTTTTTTCTACATATTTGTATATTACTTCATTTTCCTTTACCATCTGAAACATATTTCTAGCTACTCTTTCTTTTTCAAATTCATCATCTAAGGAAACTATTTTCTTATCATATTTCTCTATATCAGCCTTTATTTCTTCAATTTTCTTATTGACAGCAATAATTTCTTCCTTTGTACTCTTTTTTTTAGAAAGGCTATGTCTTATTTGAGGTACAACATTAAAACTTGATAATAATAAAATAATTATTACTATAAGCCATAACAATCTTTTATTCATTTTCTTCTTTTATCCTTTTTGTTTCTTTTTTCATATTTGCTAATTTTTTGGCTATAAGCCTTTTTGCCATAGGAGAAATTTTTTCAACAAATAAAATACCATCTAAATGATCATTTTCATGTTGCACTACAACAGCTAAAAAATTTTCTGCAATTTCTTCTACTTCTTCACCATTTTCATTTAAGTATTTTAATAGAACTCTTTTAGGTCTTTCAACTTTTTTATATATTCCAGGAACACTTAGACAACCCTCTTCAAATTCTTGTGTTTCTTCTGTTAAAGGAACAACTATTGGATTTATAACTTTTCTTACCACACCATTTCCATCATCACAAACAAAAACTCTTTTGCTCACCCCTATTTGTGGTGCAGCAAGCCCAACACCATCTGTTTCATACATAGTTTCAACCATATCATCTAAAAATTTTCTAAATTCATCATTTATTTCATTTAATTCTACTTCTTTTGCAATCTGTTTTAATACCTCTTCTCCGTATTTTTTTATTTTATAAACCATAAATTCTCCCTACATCATATTAACTGGATCTATATCAATAACTATTCTAACCTTTGTATCATTAAATTCGTTTAATTTTTTCTTTAAAAATTTTTTAAAATTATCAATTTTCTTTTTACTACCTTTTACAAAAATATTCATTCTATATCTCTTTTGGACTCTATATACCATACTTGGCATAGGACCATATAGTTCTATGTCCTGTGATTTTATCTCATCATAAAAGTTTTTAGACATTTCTAAAAGTTTTTCTTCATCTTCTGAACTAAAACCTATATTTAAAATTTTTGAAAAAGGAGGATAAGAAAAAATTTTTCTTGAATTAATTTCCTTTTCATAGAATAAATCATAATTTTCTTCTTTGCTATCTTTTATAACATTATTCTCTGGTTCATAAGTTTGAATTATAACTTTTCCTTTTTTATCACCACGACCAGCTCTACCTGAAACTTGTGTTAATAATTGAAAAGTTTTTTCTCCTGATCTAAAATCTGGAAAGTTCAAAATTATATCAGAATTTATTACTCCAACTAAAGTCACATTTGGAAAATGTAAGCCCTTAGCTATGATCTGAGTTCCTATTAAGATACTATACTTTTTATCAGAAAAATCTTTATATATCTTTGAAAAATAATCTTTATTTCTTGATAATTCACTATCAACTCTTATCATAGGAACATCAAAATATTTTTTTAACTCTTCTTCTATTCTTTCAATACCTTTACCACTATGAATTAAGTTTGTACTACCACATTTTGAGCATTTTCCAGTATAATGAACTTGTTTTCCACAATAGTTGCATTTATACCTATTTGTACTTTTATAGTAGCTCATTTTAATTGAACAATTATCACATTCTTCAACATAACCACAATCTTTACACTGAATATATGTAGAATAACCCTTTCTATTAAGTAACAATATAACCTGCTCATTTTTTAACAAAGTATTTTTTATTTCTTCAAGAAGTGCTTTACTAAAAAATAAGTTTTCTTCTTGTTTCATATCAACTATCTGTATATCAGGCATTTTAGCATTACCATATCTATTTTCTAAATTCAAAAGCCCATATATACCAGTTTTTGCATAATAGTAACTTTCAATAGATGGAGTGGCTGAACCTAAAATTAATTTTGCACCTTCATCAAGACATCTCTTTATAGCTACATACTTAGCATTATATCTTGGACTACTATCTTGCTTATATGTAGCCTCGTGTTCTTCATCTAAAATAATATATTTTAAATTTTTAACTGGAGAAAAAATAGCAGATCTAACACCCAAAACTATTTTCTTCTTACCACTATATATACTCTCCCATTCTTTTGCTCTTTCTATATCACTTAGACTACTATGTAATATAGCAATATTATTTTTAAATTCATCTTGAAATCTCTCAACCATCTGTGGAGTTAAAGAAATCTCTGGAACTAAAAATATGCTCCCATAACCTTTAAAAAAAACCTTTTTAATAAGCTCTATATATATTTCTGTTTTTCCTGAACCTGTAACTCCCTTTAAAAGAAAAAATTTTTTATTAGATTTTTCTATACTTTCTTTTATAAGTAATTGCTCTTTATTTAAAATACTTTTATTTTCTGTTACATTTTCTATTATATCAGAAACATATTCCTTTTTTTCATTTATGTTGGCTTCTATTTTTAATATTTCTTTTTCTTCTAATTCTTTTATATCATTTTTTTTAAATTTTTCTTCTAGTTTTTCTTTTTTTACAATAGTTTTTTTATAGAAATAGTCAAATATTTCTTTATTTTCTTCTTTTAATTTATAAAAATTTTCTAAATTTATGCAAATATTATTTTCATCTTTATATAAAAAAATCTTTTCTATTAAGCTATCAACAACAGATTTTTTAAATTTTGTTTTAGCAGTATTATAAGAAATTGTTGCCAAAGAAAAAATATATTTAATTATCTCATTATTCAAATATTTACTTAAAGTATTAATTTTATTAGGATTTATGGAATAAATATTGTCATATGATATTTTAATTTTCTTTGGTATCATTGCTTTTATTACATTATCATAGGAAGCCAGATAATAATCTACCATCCATTCTATAAGTTTTATCTGCTCATTTGATAATTTTAATGAATTTTTTACCTTAGATGAAATGTTCAATAACTTAAATTCAAAATTTTCTTTAAAATTTTTTCTTATTATAAAAGCTGATTTTTTTATATTTCTAAAAGGTACAATAACATTTTCTCCAACTTCAAATTCATCATTTTTATCAGAGTAAGTATATATTCCTTTCATTGAGTCTATATAAACATCAAAGTATTGCATATTCTCACCAACTAATTATTTTAATATAATTCTTACTTTTTTAACATTTTTTAGACTATCCCCAGCAGCTGGTATTTGTTCTTCAACAAGTCCCATTCCAGTAACTTCTATATCTATATTAGTTTCTTTAAAAACAGCTAAAACTTCTTGTGGACTCATACCTTCTAAATCTGGCATAACATCTTCATAACTTATAGCATCTAAACTAGATTTTATATTTTCTCCACTTTCATCTTTTGAATTTGTAACATTTATAGTTTCCACATTTTTAGCAAAACCTTCTTCTTCTTTTATAATTCTTCTGATGACATTACCAACCACAGGAGCAGCAACAACTCCTCCAAATTTATTGGCTTGTATATCTGCTTGTGGTCTCATAAACATTGCCATCACTATATATTTTGGTTTATCAGCTGGGAAGAAACCAATAAATGAAGATAGGTACTCATTTCTAATATATCCTGACTTACCAGCACTTAATTGAGCAGTTCCTGTTTTTCCACCAACTGCATATCCTTCAATACGGGCTCTTTTTCCGGTACCTTTATCAACAGTATCTTCTAAAATGCTTCTCATCTTTTCAGATACTTTTTCTGATATAATTTTTCTTACAGCAGTAGGGGTATTTCTCATTACCACAGTTCCATCACTGTCTGTTATTTTTTCAACTATATATGGTTTGTATAGAGTTCCACCATTTATAACAGCAGAAAATGCGGTTATCATTTGTATAGGTGTTATAGCAACTCCTTGTCCAAATGCCATATTATTTTTCTTTAAACCATCCCAATTTTTATATGAACTTATGTATGGTTTTAATTCATTTGGAAAATCTACTCCTGTTTTATCATATAGTCCAAAAGCTTTTAAATAATCCTCAAATAAAGCATTAGTAAAATAGTCACTTATAAGTACCATACCAACATTACTTGATTTCATAATGACTTCTCTTGTAGTTATAACTCCTCTTGTAGATCTGCTACTTTCTCTGATTGTTTTTTTGAATCTTTTGATTCTTCCATCACCAACATCAAACTTTGTATTTTCATTTATAAGCTTCTCATTCATAGCTGCTGCTACTATAAGAGGTTTAAATATAGAACCAGGCTCATATTGGCTTTGAAATATATTATTTCTTAATAAATTTTTATCCTTTGAAAAAGCTGCCACAGCTAAAATTCTTCCACTATTGGGATCCATAATAAGTCCATAGGCTTCATAAGCATTAGTATTTTTAAACTGAGTTTTAATTTCATCATTTAAAATAAAATTCAAATCAGCATCTATCGTTAAATGAAGATTTTTTCCATTCAAATCTGAAAATAAAGTTTCTTTTGAAAGTGCTAAGATATTTTTTTTATTTAATCCATAAAGTTTAGTAATATCTCTTTTCTTTTCAACTAAATAATTTTGATATTGCTTTTCTAAACCAGAAATCCCTAATTTTTCAT encodes the following:
- a CDS encoding penicillin-binding protein translates to MQKKIKIGGILFLLFILCVSGYLIYNRSFFLLTLFLFSIVYLIFSIAVVSNWGKKQLFAKRSSIMLLIILFFLIVYALRLLGIQYLQKSKYVALMNEQLLSINKESGQRGLIYDNKGKKLAFNNRKYTISINPSLLNDEKIHDEIVKDIVAIKDSKIVKLEDNTLENLLKLASEGNKYKRLVKDIDDEQKEQIDKLLAGIERVKVKGSPKYKTILQFEKSIERKYYKQDEYEKLIGMVRFTEHSKDEKLGISGLEKQYQNYLVEKKRDITKLYGLNKKNILALSKETLFSDLNGKNLHLTIDADLNFILNDEIKTQFKNTNAYEAYGLIMDPNSGRILAVAAFSKDKNLLRNNIFQSQYEPGSIFKPLIVAAAMNEKLINENTKFDVGDGRIKRFKKTIRESSRSTRGVITTREVIMKSSNVGMVLISDYFTNALFEDYLKAFGLYDKTGVDFPNELKPYISSYKNWDGLKKNNMAFGQGVAITPIQMITAFSAVINGGTLYKPYIVEKITDSDGTVVMRNTPTAVRKIISEKVSEKMRSILEDTVDKGTGKRARIEGYAVGGKTGTAQLSAGKSGYIRNEYLSSFIGFFPADKPKYIVMAMFMRPQADIQANKFGGVVAAPVVGNVIRRIIKEEEGFAKNVETINVTNSKDESGENIKSSLDAISYEDVMPDLEGMSPQEVLAVFKETNIDIEVTGMGLVEEQIPAAGDSLKNVKKVRIILK
- a CDS encoding Na/Pi cotransporter family protein, with protein sequence MYLKIILQLIGGLGLFLYGMEHMSTSMQKIAGPKLKKILASLTNNRIFGILVGIIITALVQSSSVSTVMTIGFVNASLLTLKQALGVILGANIGTTITGWLLALNIGKYGLPIVGLASILFMFMKKEKARTNLSAIIGVGLIFFGLQLMSQALSPLKDMPEFIEMFKMFKVDSYLGLLKVAATGAIITALIQSSAATIGITIALATQGLIDYQAAVALVLGENVGTTITALLASLGAKPNAKRAAYAHTLINLIGVIWVTSIFRIYLHFLNHFVDPVNHMGAAIAAAHTIFNISNVIILIPFVSLLDKFLLFAVKDTGEDEVRVTKLASLKMTLPSVIIEQTKIEVSSMVTMIENVFLKLEEALKEKEKIAKYNDSIVEVEDKLDLYEKEIYDSNFSLLSKSLSKELIEDTRMNLLTCDEYETIGDYQNRIANRLYMLYENSIELDETRAKMTFKLHSLVVELFNDISRAARTGEKELYSAGIKKYQTLKTYYKEVKREHFFRSENIPARLNTGYLDIINYYKRIADHIYNIIEYVMKI
- a CDS encoding DUF2156 domain-containing protein; the encoded protein is MWQKLTVESKSSIDEYTKNRFEICDLSFSNLLLWSIGENTEYEIENDVLTIRSTYMGELHYYMPIPKNDTSENIEKMKEKIKEILKENAAIQYFTEYWYEKLKDDFNLQEKRDYEDYIYSYESLSTLKGRHYAKKKNRVANFKKSYEYSYENINKNNINEVVDFQEKWYKIHSESGGEILKNENEGILNLLKNFDILDLKGGFLKVNNQIIAYSLGEALTDKMVLIHTEKALIDYIGSYQAINMIFLQEEWQGYELVNREDDFGDEGLREAKMSYKPLYLQKKYSIEKL
- the def gene encoding peptide deformylase — protein: MVYKIKKYGEEVLKQIAKEVELNEINDEFRKFLDDMVETMYETDGVGLAAPQIGVSKRVFVCDDGNGVVRKVINPIVVPLTEETQEFEEGCLSVPGIYKKVERPKRVLLKYLNENGEEVEEIAENFLAVVVQHENDHLDGILFVEKISPMAKRLIAKKLANMKKETKRIKEENE
- the murI gene encoding glutamate racemase, coding for MAEKTQRIGIFDSGLGGTTVLKEMIKSLPNEDYIYYGDNGNFPYGSGKTKNELQKLTERILDFFVKNNCKLVIVACNTASTAAIDYLREKFSLPIIGIIEAGVKIASKNTKNKNIAVISTKFTAESHGYKNKAKMLDSELNVKEIACIEFAQMIESGWDTFDNRKELLNKYLSEIPKNADTLVLGCTHYPLIRKDIEKNIKIKVVDPAVEIVERAIQTLSSLNLLNDKKEKGRIIFFVTGETYHFKPTAEKFLGKEIEIYRIPK
- a CDS encoding FtsB family cell division protein, with product MNKRLLWLIVIIILLLSSFNVVPQIRHSLSKKKSTKEEIIAVNKKIEEIKADIEKYDKKIVSLDDEFEKERVARNMFQMVKENEVIYKYVEKNNNKTKNTEEEK
- the glpX gene encoding class II fructose-bisphosphatase, whose product is MKRELALEFARVTEAAALAAYKWVGRGKKESADQAGVDAMRTMLNRLAIDGEIVIGEGEIDEAPMLYIGEKVGQIYNEEEKDSVTYVDPVDIAVDPVEGTRMTAQGQPNAITVLAVGKKGSFLKAPDMYMEKLIVGPEAKGKIDLSKPLEDNIHAVANALKKELKDLMIVILDKPRHKELIKDLQAMGIKVYALPDGDVAGSILTCMIDSDVDMLYGIGGAPEGVISAAVIRALGGDMQARLKLRSEVKGASLENDKISKFEKLRCEEQGLKVGEILKLEDLAKDDEIIFSATGITGGDLLEGVKRKGSIARTQTLVVRGLSKTIRYINSIHNLDFKDEKITHLVK
- the priA gene encoding replication restart helicase PriA, encoding MQYFDVYIDSMKGIYTYSDKNDEFEVGENVIVPFRNIKKSAFIIRKNFKENFEFKLLNISSKVKNSLKLSNEQIKLIEWMVDYYLASYDNVIKAMIPKKIKISYDNIYSINPNKINTLSKYLNNEIIKYIFSLATISYNTAKTKFKKSVVDSLIEKIFLYKDENNICINLENFYKLKEENKEIFDYFYKKTIVKKEKLEEKFKKNDIKELEEKEILKIEANINEKKEYVSDIIENVTENKSILNKEQLLIKESIEKSNKKFFLLKGVTGSGKTEIYIELIKKVFFKGYGSIFLVPEISLTPQMVERFQDEFKNNIAILHSSLSDIERAKEWESIYSGKKKIVLGVRSAIFSPVKNLKYIILDEEHEATYKQDSSPRYNAKYVAIKRCLDEGAKLILGSATPSIESYYYAKTGIYGLLNLENRYGNAKMPDIQIVDMKQEENLFFSKALLEEIKNTLLKNEQVILLLNRKGYSTYIQCKDCGYVEECDNCSIKMSYYKSTNRYKCNYCGKQVHYTGKCSKCGSTNLIHSGKGIERIEEELKKYFDVPMIRVDSELSRNKDYFSKIYKDFSDKKYSILIGTQIIAKGLHFPNVTLVGVINSDIILNFPDFRSGEKTFQLLTQVSGRAGRGDKKGKVIIQTYEPENNVIKDSKEENYDLFYEKEINSRKIFSYPPFSKILNIGFSSEDEEKLLEMSKNFYDEIKSQDIELYGPMPSMVYRVQKRYRMNIFVKGSKKKIDNFKKFLKKKLNEFNDTKVRIVIDIDPVNMM